Proteins encoded by one window of Candidatus Odinarchaeum yellowstonii:
- the amrS gene encoding AmmeMemoRadiSam system radical SAM enzyme: MKEAMLYKTVNEAVQCHLCSRYCKIPPGKQGFCRVRENVNGKLYTLVYDKVVAANPDPIQKKPLFHFAPGSTAFSIATPGCNFRCDFCCNWVISQSKGIMGESIPPERLVDMAVESGCQGLSYTYTEPTIFYELAYDTAKIAQRRGLYNMFVTNGYMTVEAVETIAPYLNAITVDFKGSGNPEFYRKHCQVFDVNPIFKTLEACKEKKIFIEITNLIIPEIGDFKDDFKKLCKWIVEKLGEETPLHVLAFHPNYKITDISSTPVKLIDESIRIAESEGLKHVYAGNIPGHRNENTYCPRCGNMVIERYSIFLRENKLKNGLCPFCGYKLNVVEWP, from the coding sequence TTGAAAGAGGCCATGTTATATAAAACTGTGAACGAGGCTGTTCAATGTCATCTATGCTCAAGATACTGTAAAATCCCACCGGGAAAACAGGGTTTTTGCAGGGTGAGAGAGAACGTCAACGGTAAACTTTACACTCTCGTCTACGATAAAGTGGTTGCAGCTAACCCTGATCCTATTCAGAAAAAACCTTTATTCCATTTCGCTCCTGGCTCAACAGCTTTTTCAATAGCTACTCCTGGTTGCAATTTTAGATGCGATTTCTGCTGTAACTGGGTTATAAGCCAGAGTAAAGGTATTATGGGTGAGAGTATCCCACCTGAGAGACTTGTCGATATGGCTGTAGAGTCCGGTTGTCAAGGACTCTCCTACACGTACACGGAGCCTACTATATTCTATGAGTTAGCTTATGACACTGCGAAGATAGCTCAGAGGCGTGGATTATATAACATGTTTGTGACGAATGGTTACATGACAGTTGAAGCTGTGGAGACAATCGCTCCTTATTTGAACGCGATTACAGTCGATTTCAAAGGTTCAGGTAACCCTGAATTCTATCGTAAACACTGCCAAGTCTTTGATGTTAACCCTATTTTTAAAACATTAGAAGCTTGCAAAGAGAAGAAAATCTTCATTGAAATAACTAACTTAATCATACCGGAAATAGGTGACTTCAAAGATGATTTCAAAAAGTTATGTAAGTGGATTGTCGAAAAACTAGGAGAAGAAACACCCCTCCACGTGTTAGCCTTCCACCCTAATTATAAGATAACAGATATCAGCTCCACCCCCGTAAAATTAATAGATGAATCTATAAGAATAGCTGAAAGCGAAGGGTTAAAGCATGTTTACGCAGGCAATATCCCCGGACATCGAAATGAGAACACATACTGCCCCAGATGCGGAAATATGGTTATTGAACGCTACAGTATATTTTTAAGAGAAAACAAGCTTAAAAACGGGCTATGCCCGTTTTGCGGCTATAAGTTAAATGTTGTGGAGTGGCCTTAA
- a CDS encoding DNA topoisomerase VI subunit B, whose product MVSNTEGVIKEGSIAQFMRKRTQLVGFSIERHKHTQYVAEFLDNALDAIETAQWDFNIYKNLSPESPIQSYRVEPWSETLNKNKPEAILSRLNKLISPLKDLINKEPIALIVLQKVEKPEILPDDIQGSDIEMYCFEAFDNGVGMKPVDVEKFGIYLASSKSEKLKQTRGSQGFGAPSAFSDAQNTTGKPITVVTKHIKEKKGVLQVFYTTGENKKKYTIPSTQVSLPFDHGTYVQLWYLNVKYVKGYADEYVKQSALLNSHVNLIFIDPNGDVWLYPRKVSHFPPEPVYTEPHPESTSIGDFQEAVRNTSAVKVTEFLTKSFCRIGEKRAEEIVRLANKSLKSKLAPSTPVKSLTDEQINALYKAFISIKYPAPPVNTVVPVGSDVLRDVIKKSLNAEFVEAVTRKPTSSKGLAFVVEAAIAYKRPSNESSQNESELDKGPVLYRFTNRTPKLRDNSDCAIWKAASLVNWKNYKLDISDNGLPKGPVKLFVNVSGPFVHVMFKAQSKQALAADDILVKEIKLALEELGRKLKAYITKGEIEEKKKERSSKLLGYAESFVKSLTSIIDTDKDLAEKPSFEELYSILESMITGGKLSSRIKTSLIEAKNKIASQP is encoded by the coding sequence ATGGTTTCAAATACAGAGGGTGTTATTAAAGAAGGCAGCATAGCCCAGTTTATGAGGAAGAGAACTCAGCTGGTAGGTTTCTCTATAGAGAGGCATAAGCATACACAATATGTGGCTGAATTCCTAGATAACGCGTTAGACGCGATTGAAACTGCTCAATGGGATTTTAATATTTATAAAAATTTAAGCCCGGAATCCCCTATTCAAAGTTATCGCGTTGAACCGTGGAGTGAAACGCTTAATAAAAATAAGCCTGAAGCAATTCTTTCAAGATTAAATAAGTTAATCTCACCTCTAAAAGATTTAATAAATAAGGAGCCTATCGCTTTAATTGTGCTTCAAAAAGTTGAGAAACCGGAAATACTCCCAGATGACATACAAGGCTCAGATATAGAGATGTATTGTTTCGAAGCCTTCGACAACGGAGTTGGAATGAAACCTGTTGACGTGGAAAAATTTGGAATATATTTAGCTTCAAGTAAATCTGAGAAACTTAAACAAACGAGGGGTAGCCAAGGCTTCGGCGCTCCAAGCGCTTTCAGCGACGCACAGAACACTACAGGTAAACCTATAACGGTTGTGACTAAACACATTAAAGAAAAGAAAGGTGTGCTCCAAGTCTTTTATACAACCGGTGAAAATAAAAAGAAGTATACTATACCCTCAACGCAGGTTTCTCTGCCATTCGACCACGGCACATACGTGCAATTATGGTATCTTAACGTTAAATATGTGAAAGGCTACGCTGACGAATACGTGAAGCAGTCTGCATTACTTAACAGCCATGTAAATTTAATATTCATAGACCCTAACGGCGATGTGTGGTTATATCCTAGAAAAGTATCTCATTTCCCACCTGAACCTGTTTACACCGAACCTCACCCTGAATCTACTAGTATAGGAGACTTTCAGGAAGCTGTTAGAAACACTTCAGCAGTGAAGGTAACCGAGTTTTTAACGAAATCATTCTGCAGAATCGGTGAGAAAAGAGCTGAAGAAATAGTTAGATTAGCTAATAAATCGCTTAAATCTAAGCTCGCGCCCTCAACGCCTGTTAAATCTTTAACAGATGAGCAGATAAATGCTTTATATAAAGCGTTTATAAGCATAAAATACCCCGCTCCTCCCGTGAACACGGTCGTACCTGTGGGAAGCGATGTTTTAAGAGATGTGATTAAAAAAAGTTTAAACGCAGAATTTGTGGAAGCGGTTACACGTAAACCCACAAGCAGTAAGGGTTTAGCCTTCGTGGTTGAAGCCGCTATCGCATATAAACGCCCTTCAAACGAATCCAGTCAAAATGAATCAGAGTTAGATAAGGGTCCTGTTCTCTACAGGTTCACAAATAGGACGCCTAAACTCCGAGATAACTCTGACTGCGCAATATGGAAGGCTGCAAGTCTTGTGAACTGGAAGAATTATAAATTGGATATCTCCGATAACGGTCTACCTAAAGGCCCTGTGAAACTATTTGTAAACGTTAGCGGGCCTTTCGTTCATGTGATGTTTAAAGCGCAAAGTAAGCAGGCTTTAGCTGCGGATGACATTTTAGTAAAAGAAATCAAGTTAGCCTTAGAAGAATTGGGTAGGAAGCTTAAAGCGTATATTACTAAGGGTGAAATTGAAGAAAAAAAGAAAGAGCGTTCAAGCAAATTACTTGGATATGCTGAATCATTCGTTAAATCTTTAACCTCGATTATAGATACTGATAAGGATTTGGCTGAAAAACCTAGTTTTGAGGAATTATATAGTATCTTAGAAAGTATGATTACAGGTGGCAAATTATCTTCCAGAATTAAAACTTCATTGATCGAAGCTAAAAATAAGATAGCAAGTCAACCTTGA